A genomic region of Dissulfuribacter thermophilus contains the following coding sequences:
- a CDS encoding multicopper oxidase domain-containing protein, producing the protein MNKKLRFLFGYAATVIFLMGLVSTGNAEFVVQCPGDIDGDAVIDQPDPAHPRAVCMHLGAGDGFVKMADGRLQYIFSFVDLTGVKPENWMSVGMLGATFPAPTIVLKEGDEFYLTLSNVGMALRPDLSDPHTVHWHGFPEAASVFDGVPSASLSVNMMASFTYYYHVVQPGTYMYHCHVEATEHMQMGMLGNLYVLPAQNDLPDGTNLNGFIHHTGYHYAYNDGDGSTYYDIDYVIQIGSFDPGFHDASMNVQPLPFAAMEDTYPMLNGRGYPDTVDPNPLTPPAENGGKISQPLSALITAKVGQKVLLRISNLNVTRFYTLFSLGIPMKVVGEDARLLKGPDGRAMYYMTNSVTLGGGESVDVILDTAGLQPGTYFLYTSNLNYLSNNDEDFGGMMTEIHIQ; encoded by the coding sequence ATGAACAAAAAACTGAGATTTTTATTTGGCTACGCAGCCACAGTTATCTTTTTAATGGGCCTGGTTTCAACGGGGAATGCCGAGTTTGTTGTGCAATGCCCTGGAGATATTGATGGAGATGCAGTTATAGATCAGCCTGATCCAGCCCATCCACGAGCTGTCTGTATGCATCTAGGTGCAGGCGATGGCTTTGTGAAGATGGCAGATGGAAGGCTCCAGTACATCTTCAGCTTTGTGGATTTGACTGGAGTCAAACCTGAAAATTGGATGAGTGTGGGTATGCTTGGGGCCACTTTCCCTGCTCCCACAATAGTATTAAAAGAAGGGGATGAATTTTATCTAACCCTTTCAAATGTGGGAATGGCCCTAAGGCCTGATCTGTCAGACCCCCATACAGTTCACTGGCACGGTTTCCCAGAGGCAGCATCCGTATTTGATGGAGTTCCAAGCGCCTCCCTCTCTGTAAACATGATGGCAAGTTTTACCTATTATTACCATGTGGTTCAACCAGGAACTTATATGTATCACTGCCATGTTGAGGCCACAGAGCACATGCAGATGGGGATGCTGGGGAATCTCTATGTGTTACCTGCTCAAAATGATTTACCAGATGGCACGAATTTAAATGGTTTTATACATCATACTGGATATCACTATGCATACAATGATGGTGATGGCTCTACTTATTACGATATTGATTATGTCATCCAGATAGGATCATTTGATCCTGGGTTTCACGATGCCAGTATGAACGTTCAACCCCTACCTTTTGCAGCGATGGAAGATACATATCCCATGTTAAATGGTAGGGGCTATCCAGATACAGTGGATCCAAATCCCTTGACTCCTCCCGCTGAAAATGGTGGAAAGATATCTCAGCCGCTTAGTGCCCTCATAACTGCTAAGGTAGGGCAAAAAGTACTGCTCAGGATCAGCAACCTGAATGTCACTCGATTCTACACCCTCTTCTCTCTTGGTATTCCTATGAAGGTGGTGGGAGAGGATGCCCGATTACTCAAAGGCCCAGATGGAAGGGCCATGTATTACATGACAAACTCCGTCACTCTTGGTGGAGGAGAATCGGTGGACGTAATACTGGATACTGCTGGGCTGCAGCCTGGCACATACTTTCTCTATACCTCTAATTTGAATTACCTGAGTAACAATGACGAAGATTTTGGCGGCATGATGACTGAGATACATATCCAGTAA